In Oryza glaberrima chromosome 8, OglaRS2, whole genome shotgun sequence, the following are encoded in one genomic region:
- the LOC127782499 gene encoding clp protease adapter protein ClpF, chloroplastic-like isoform X1, translating to MQGIFACGSISSAHGSCFRPACLAVDDLRLFYKINSVTCGAYSWRWCVKKLHMRTNRRQMGTTVRTNARWLFGGDGRSSSNARMERSESANEDILIFYFQLDLQTRIQYALNIEQFDVAKQLREKLTEIETVIIRQREAKRGSSKTEAQDKAINLLRVRADLQKAVDSENYALAAALRDEIAKLETESLAVSAKALAYQNMKYAFRLGQKVRHKVHGYRAVICGMDHVCCESKSWMETANVENLSKGPNQPFYQLLVDVYADPELLVAYVAEENLAEAEIPEKGRFDHPYIEFLFFGEDTAGDFIPIKQLREKYDQPRYEASGDEDDDDGSTDS from the exons ATGCAAGGCATTTTTGCATGTGGTTCAATTTCCTCGGCCCATGGATCATGCTTTAGACCAGCTTGTCTTGCAGTGGATGATCTGAGGCtgttttacaaaataaattcaGTAACCTGTGGAGCGTACTCGTGGCGTTGGTGTGTGAAAAAACTACATATGAGGACCAATAGAAGGCAAATGGGTACTACGGTGAGAACTAATGCTAGATGGCTATTTGGAGGCGATGGCCGTAGCAGTAGTAATGCAAGGATGGAACGCAGTGAGTCTGCTAACGAAGACATCTTAATCTTCTACTTCCAATTGGACCTACAAACCCGGATACAG TATGCATTGAATATAGAGCAATTTGATGTGGCAAAACAATTGAGGGAAAAACTCACAGAG ATTGAAACAGTGATAATTAGGCAACGTGAAGCTAAAAGAGGCTCATCAAAGACTGAAGCTCAGGACAAAGCTATCAACCTTTTACGCGTGCG TGCGGATTTGCAAAAGGCTGTTGACAGTGAAAACTATGCTTTGGCAGCTGCACTGCGTGATGAAATTGCTAAACTTGAG ACAGAGTCTCTGGCAGTCTCCGCTAAGGCCCTTGCATatcaaaatatgaaatatgcATTTCGACTAGGGCAGAAAGTACGCCATAAGGTACACG GATATAGAGCTGTGATTTGTGGCATGGATCATGTGTGCTGTGAATCCAAGTCATGGATGGAGACAGCAAATGTGGAAAACTTGTCCAAAGGACCGAATCAACCTTTTTATCAA CTCCTTGTTGATGTATATGCTGATCCAGAACTCCTTGTTGCATATG TTGCAGAAGAAAATCTTGCAGAGGCTGAAATACCAGAGAAA GGAAGATTTGATCACCCCTATATTGAATTTCTGTTTTTTGGCGAGGACACTGCTGGGGACTTCATTCCTATCAAGCAGCTTCGTGAGAAGTATGATCAGCCACGTTATGAAGCTTCTGgggatgaagatgacgatgatggcAGCACGGATAGCTGA
- the LOC127782499 gene encoding clp protease adapter protein ClpF, chloroplastic-like isoform X3 has product MQGIFACGSISSAHGSCFRPACLAVDDLRLFYKINSVTCGAYSWRWCVKKLHMRTNRRQMGTTVRTNARWLFGGDGRSSSNARMERSESANEDILIFYFQLDLQTRIQYALNIEQFDVAKQLREKLTEIETVIIRQREAKRGSSKTEAQDKAINLLRVRADLQKAVDSENYALAAALRDEIAKLETESLAVSAKALAYQNMKYAFRLGQKVRHKVHVAEENLAEAEIPEKGRFDHPYIEFLFFGEDTAGDFIPIKQLREKYDQPRYEASGDEDDDDGSTDS; this is encoded by the exons ATGCAAGGCATTTTTGCATGTGGTTCAATTTCCTCGGCCCATGGATCATGCTTTAGACCAGCTTGTCTTGCAGTGGATGATCTGAGGCtgttttacaaaataaattcaGTAACCTGTGGAGCGTACTCGTGGCGTTGGTGTGTGAAAAAACTACATATGAGGACCAATAGAAGGCAAATGGGTACTACGGTGAGAACTAATGCTAGATGGCTATTTGGAGGCGATGGCCGTAGCAGTAGTAATGCAAGGATGGAACGCAGTGAGTCTGCTAACGAAGACATCTTAATCTTCTACTTCCAATTGGACCTACAAACCCGGATACAG TATGCATTGAATATAGAGCAATTTGATGTGGCAAAACAATTGAGGGAAAAACTCACAGAG ATTGAAACAGTGATAATTAGGCAACGTGAAGCTAAAAGAGGCTCATCAAAGACTGAAGCTCAGGACAAAGCTATCAACCTTTTACGCGTGCG TGCGGATTTGCAAAAGGCTGTTGACAGTGAAAACTATGCTTTGGCAGCTGCACTGCGTGATGAAATTGCTAAACTTGAG ACAGAGTCTCTGGCAGTCTCCGCTAAGGCCCTTGCATatcaaaatatgaaatatgcATTTCGACTAGGGCAGAAAGTACGCCATAAGGTACACG TTGCAGAAGAAAATCTTGCAGAGGCTGAAATACCAGAGAAA GGAAGATTTGATCACCCCTATATTGAATTTCTGTTTTTTGGCGAGGACACTGCTGGGGACTTCATTCCTATCAAGCAGCTTCGTGAGAAGTATGATCAGCCACGTTATGAAGCTTCTGgggatgaagatgacgatgatggcAGCACGGATAGCTGA
- the LOC127782499 gene encoding clp protease adapter protein ClpF, chloroplastic-like isoform X2, translating into MQGIFACGSISSAHGSCFRPACLAVDDLRLFYKINSVTCGAYSWRWCVKKLHMRTNRRQMGTTVRTNARWLFGGDGRSSSNARMERSESANEDILIFYFQLDLQTRIQYALNIEQFDVAKQLREKLTEIETVIIRQREAKRGSSKTEAQDKAINLLRVRADLQKAVDSENYALAAALRDEIAKLETESLAVSAKALAYQNMKYAFRLGQKVRHKVHGYRAVICGMDHVCCESKSWMETANVENLSKGPNQPFYQLQKKILQRLKYQRKEDLITPILNFCFLARTLLGTSFLSSSFVRSMISHVMKLLGMKMTMMAARIAER; encoded by the exons ATGCAAGGCATTTTTGCATGTGGTTCAATTTCCTCGGCCCATGGATCATGCTTTAGACCAGCTTGTCTTGCAGTGGATGATCTGAGGCtgttttacaaaataaattcaGTAACCTGTGGAGCGTACTCGTGGCGTTGGTGTGTGAAAAAACTACATATGAGGACCAATAGAAGGCAAATGGGTACTACGGTGAGAACTAATGCTAGATGGCTATTTGGAGGCGATGGCCGTAGCAGTAGTAATGCAAGGATGGAACGCAGTGAGTCTGCTAACGAAGACATCTTAATCTTCTACTTCCAATTGGACCTACAAACCCGGATACAG TATGCATTGAATATAGAGCAATTTGATGTGGCAAAACAATTGAGGGAAAAACTCACAGAG ATTGAAACAGTGATAATTAGGCAACGTGAAGCTAAAAGAGGCTCATCAAAGACTGAAGCTCAGGACAAAGCTATCAACCTTTTACGCGTGCG TGCGGATTTGCAAAAGGCTGTTGACAGTGAAAACTATGCTTTGGCAGCTGCACTGCGTGATGAAATTGCTAAACTTGAG ACAGAGTCTCTGGCAGTCTCCGCTAAGGCCCTTGCATatcaaaatatgaaatatgcATTTCGACTAGGGCAGAAAGTACGCCATAAGGTACACG GATATAGAGCTGTGATTTGTGGCATGGATCATGTGTGCTGTGAATCCAAGTCATGGATGGAGACAGCAAATGTGGAAAACTTGTCCAAAGGACCGAATCAACCTTTTTATCAA TTGCAGAAGAAAATCTTGCAGAGGCTGAAATACCAGAGAAA GGAAGATTTGATCACCCCTATATTGAATTTCTGTTTTTTGGCGAGGACACTGCTGGGGACTTCATTCCTATCAAGCAGCTTCGTGAGAAGTATGATCAGCCACGTTATGAAGCTTCTGgggatgaagatgacgatgatggcAGCACGGATAGCTGAAAG GTAG